Proteins encoded in a region of the Streptomyces sp. NBC_01471 genome:
- a CDS encoding succinate dehydrogenase/fumarate reductase iron-sulfur subunit, with the protein MSSYEARFRVWRGDAAGGELRDFAVEVNDGEVVLDIIHRIQATQASDLAVRWNCKAGKCGSCSAEVNGRPRLMCMTRMSVFARTDTITVTPLRAFPVVRDLVTDVSFNYAKAREVPAFVPPEGVKPGEYRMQQVDVERSQEFRKCIECFLCQDTCHVVRDHEENKAAFAGPRFLMRVAELDMHPLDAAADAGLDRKRTAQEEHGLGYCNITKCCTDVCPEGIKITDNALIPLKERAVDRKYDPLVWLGNKIGRRRE; encoded by the coding sequence GTGAGTTCGTACGAAGCACGCTTCAGGGTCTGGCGCGGGGACGCGGCCGGCGGGGAACTGCGGGACTTCGCCGTCGAGGTGAACGACGGGGAGGTGGTCCTCGACATCATCCACCGCATCCAGGCGACCCAGGCGTCCGATCTGGCGGTCCGCTGGAACTGCAAGGCCGGCAAGTGCGGCTCGTGCAGCGCCGAGGTCAACGGGCGGCCGCGGCTCATGTGCATGACGCGGATGTCCGTCTTCGCGCGGACGGACACGATCACCGTGACCCCGCTGCGGGCCTTCCCGGTCGTCCGGGACCTGGTGACGGATGTGTCCTTCAACTACGCGAAGGCCCGGGAGGTGCCCGCCTTCGTACCGCCGGAGGGGGTGAAACCGGGCGAGTACCGGATGCAGCAGGTGGATGTGGAGCGTTCGCAGGAGTTCCGCAAGTGCATCGAGTGCTTCCTCTGCCAGGACACCTGCCATGTGGTGCGCGACCACGAGGAGAACAAGGCGGCCTTCGCCGGTCCGCGGTTCCTGATGCGGGTCGCCGAGCTGGACATGCACCCGCTGGACGCGGCGGCCGACGCGGGGCTCGACCGGAAGCGGACCGCGCAGGAGGAGCACGGACTCGGCTACTGCAACATCACCAAGTGCTGCACGGACGTCTGCCCGGAGGGCATCAAGATCACCGACAACGCCCTGATCCCGCTGAAGGAGCGGGCCGTGGACCGGAAGTACGACCCGCTGGTCTGGCTGGGGAACAAGATCGGCCGCCGCCGCGAGTGA
- a CDS encoding glycoside hydrolase family 1 protein, whose protein sequence is MTHTPTPFPEGFLWGASTAAHQIEGNNTNSDWWAKEHSGTSHVEQPSLDACDSYHRWPEDMDLLAGLGFTDYRFSIEWARIEPAEGHFSRAELAHYRRMVEGAIERGLRPMVTLHHFTVPRWFEERGGWTADGAVGLFARYVEATAPVIGTGVRHVCTINEPNMIAVMAGLAKSGNDGFPPAGLPTPDAGTTDAVIAAHHAAVKAVKGINPEIQAGWTIANQVYQALPGAEDVTAAYRHPREDVFIEAARGDDWIGVQSYTRTMIGQDGPIPAPDDAERTLTQWEYYPAAVGHALRHTAEIVGDIPLVVTENGIATADDARRIDYYTGALSAVGAAVEDGVNVAGYLAWSALDNYEWGSYRPTFGLISVDPETFARTAKPSAIWLGGLGGTRELPRVAS, encoded by the coding sequence ATGACGCACACCCCGACCCCGTTCCCCGAGGGCTTCCTGTGGGGGGCCTCCACCGCCGCCCACCAGATCGAGGGCAACAACACCAACAGCGACTGGTGGGCGAAGGAGCACAGCGGAACCTCGCACGTCGAGCAGCCGAGCCTGGACGCGTGCGACAGCTACCACCGCTGGCCCGAGGACATGGATCTGCTGGCCGGGCTGGGCTTCACCGACTACCGGTTCAGCATCGAGTGGGCCCGCATCGAGCCCGCCGAAGGCCACTTCTCCCGGGCCGAACTCGCGCACTACCGGCGGATGGTCGAGGGCGCGATCGAGCGCGGCCTGCGCCCGATGGTGACCCTGCACCACTTCACCGTGCCGCGCTGGTTCGAGGAGCGCGGCGGCTGGACCGCCGACGGCGCCGTCGGTCTCTTCGCCCGGTACGTGGAGGCCACCGCACCGGTCATCGGTACGGGGGTGCGCCATGTCTGCACCATCAACGAGCCGAACATGATCGCCGTGATGGCGGGGCTCGCGAAGTCCGGCAACGACGGCTTCCCGCCGGCCGGTCTGCCGACGCCAGACGCCGGGACCACGGACGCGGTCATCGCCGCCCACCACGCGGCCGTGAAGGCGGTCAAGGGCATCAACCCGGAGATCCAGGCCGGCTGGACCATCGCCAACCAGGTCTACCAGGCGCTGCCCGGCGCCGAGGACGTCACCGCCGCCTACCGCCACCCGCGCGAGGACGTCTTCATCGAGGCGGCACGCGGCGACGACTGGATCGGTGTGCAGTCCTACACCCGGACCATGATCGGCCAGGACGGCCCGATCCCGGCGCCCGACGACGCCGAGCGGACCCTGACGCAGTGGGAGTACTACCCCGCCGCCGTCGGGCACGCGCTGCGCCACACCGCGGAGATCGTGGGTGACATCCCGCTCGTGGTCACCGAGAACGGCATCGCGACCGCCGACGACGCGCGCAGGATCGACTACTACACCGGAGCGCTCAGCGCGGTGGGCGCGGCCGTCGAGGACGGCGTCAACGTCGCCGGATATCTGGCGTGGAGCGCCCTGGACAACTACGAATGGGGCTCCTACCGGCCCACCTTCGGCCTGATCTCCGTCGACCCGGAGACCTTCGCCCGTACCGCCAAGCCGTCCGCGATCTGGCTGGGCGGGCTCGGCGGCACCCGCGAGCTGCCGCGCGTCGCCTCCTGA
- a CDS encoding carbohydrate ABC transporter permease, with product MSDIRATGGARLKKPFVYVLLSAGLLVMSAPFLWMALSAFKTNKELGASPPVWIPATWTLTHFSELLDKLDLPLYFLNSVIVAVLVTVCNLVFCSMLGYALAKLRFAGRSKVFALVLGALMVPGNLMLLPLFVLMSKLHLIDSYAGLVLPFAAGAFGVFLMRQFMQSIPDELLEAARMDGAREWYIFWRIVMPLVKPALATLSIITFLGSWNNFVWPLIATNDPGKYTLPVALATFATDPNQSAGSNGMLMAGSLLVVLPVLLVFAVLQRHFTQGIATAGMK from the coding sequence GTGAGCGACATCCGTGCCACAGGCGGCGCACGCCTGAAGAAGCCGTTCGTGTACGTGCTGCTCTCGGCCGGTCTGCTGGTCATGTCGGCGCCCTTCCTCTGGATGGCGCTCTCCGCCTTCAAGACCAACAAGGAGCTGGGCGCGAGCCCGCCGGTCTGGATCCCGGCCACCTGGACCCTGACGCACTTCAGCGAGCTGCTCGACAAGCTGGACCTGCCGCTCTACTTCCTCAACTCGGTGATCGTGGCCGTGCTGGTCACCGTCTGCAACCTGGTCTTCTGCTCGATGCTCGGCTACGCGCTCGCGAAGCTGCGGTTCGCCGGCCGCAGCAAGGTCTTCGCGCTGGTGCTCGGCGCCCTCATGGTGCCCGGCAATCTGATGCTGCTGCCGCTCTTCGTCCTGATGAGCAAGCTGCATCTGATCGACTCGTACGCGGGTCTCGTCCTGCCCTTCGCGGCGGGCGCCTTCGGGGTCTTCCTGATGCGCCAGTTCATGCAGTCGATCCCGGACGAACTGCTCGAAGCCGCCCGGATGGACGGCGCCCGCGAGTGGTACATCTTCTGGCGGATCGTGATGCCGCTGGTCAAGCCCGCCCTCGCGACCCTCTCGATCATCACCTTCCTGGGCTCCTGGAACAACTTCGTCTGGCCGCTGATCGCGACCAACGACCCCGGGAAGTACACACTCCCGGTGGCCCTGGCGACGTTCGCCACCGACCCCAACCAGTCGGCGGGCTCCAACGGCATGCTGATGGCCGGGTCCCTCCTGGTGGTGCTGCCCGTGCTGCTCGTCTTCGCCGTACTCCAGCGGCACTTCACCCAGGGCATCGCGACCGCCGGCATGAAGTAG
- a CDS encoding sugar ABC transporter substrate-binding protein: MHRAARTASAAVAIASAFTLAACGSSGGGSVAADKKQTLTVWAMGAEGEKLADVAKAYQKAHPNITVKVTPVGWDVAHQKLVSAAAAGTMPDIAQMGGSYLGEFADLGVLEPVDTKTFKQSDFFPASWKQSVVDDTAYGVPWYVDTRVLYYRTDLAKKAGITKAPANWKEMEQLASAYQKKAGTKWGLYVQPSGLDTVQSFYPFLYSAGGGIVDDNGKIVIDSPASVRAFKEYGSYFSKGIVKKSVQPGYDVIKDFGNSSVPMFFGGPWQTSMIDEGQPQLKGKWAVAKIPGDKASVSMAGGSSLTISKDSGHKAAAKAFISYLTGAKGQADWFERSKDLPANTSAWKTGELATDPGLKTYGEQMKTARSSPVQPKWTEITSKVDTAIESVTQGKASAEDAANKAHSDIEGLVK, from the coding sequence ATGCACCGCGCCGCCAGAACCGCATCGGCCGCCGTCGCCATCGCGTCGGCCTTCACTCTTGCCGCATGCGGCAGTTCCGGTGGCGGGAGCGTCGCCGCCGACAAGAAGCAGACGCTCACCGTGTGGGCCATGGGCGCCGAGGGCGAGAAGCTCGCGGACGTCGCGAAGGCGTACCAGAAGGCGCACCCGAACATCACCGTGAAGGTCACCCCGGTCGGCTGGGACGTCGCCCACCAGAAGCTGGTCTCGGCGGCCGCCGCCGGCACCATGCCGGACATCGCGCAGATGGGGGGCAGTTACCTGGGCGAGTTCGCCGACCTCGGCGTACTGGAGCCCGTGGACACCAAGACTTTCAAGCAGAGCGACTTCTTCCCCGCCTCCTGGAAGCAGAGCGTCGTCGACGACACGGCGTACGGCGTGCCGTGGTACGTCGACACCCGGGTGCTCTACTACCGCACCGACCTCGCGAAGAAGGCGGGCATCACCAAGGCCCCGGCCAACTGGAAGGAGATGGAGCAGCTCGCCTCCGCCTACCAGAAGAAGGCCGGTACGAAGTGGGGCCTCTACGTCCAGCCGAGCGGCCTGGACACGGTGCAGAGCTTCTACCCGTTCCTGTACTCGGCCGGCGGCGGCATCGTGGACGACAACGGCAAGATCGTCATCGACAGCCCCGCGTCGGTCCGCGCGTTCAAGGAGTACGGCTCGTACTTCAGCAAGGGCATCGTCAAGAAGAGCGTCCAGCCCGGCTACGACGTCATCAAGGACTTCGGCAACAGCTCGGTGCCGATGTTCTTCGGCGGCCCCTGGCAGACCAGCATGATCGACGAGGGTCAGCCGCAGCTCAAGGGCAAGTGGGCCGTGGCGAAGATACCCGGCGACAAGGCCTCCGTCTCGATGGCGGGCGGCTCCAGCCTGACGATCTCCAAGGACAGCGGCCACAAGGCGGCGGCGAAGGCGTTCATCTCGTACCTGACGGGCGCGAAGGGCCAGGCCGACTGGTTCGAGCGGTCGAAGGACCTGCCCGCCAACACCTCGGCGTGGAAGACCGGCGAGCTCGCCACCGACCCGGGTCTGAAGACCTACGGCGAGCAGATGAAGACGGCGCGGTCCTCGCCGGTCCAGCCCAAGTGGACCGAGATCACCTCGAAGGTCGACACGGCCATCGAGTCCGTCACCCAGGGCAAGGCGTCCGCCGAGGACGCCGCCAATAAGGCCCACTCCGACATCGAAGGCCTCGTGAAGTAG
- a CDS encoding fumarate reductase/succinate dehydrogenase flavoprotein subunit yields MTTQLDRQQWDVVVVGAGGAGLRAAIAAREQGARTAVICKSLFGKAHTVMAEGGIAASMGNVNSGDNWQVHFRDTLRGGKFLNQWRMAELHAQEAPDRVWELETWGALFDRTPEGKISQRNFGGHEYPRLAHVGDRTGLELIRTLQQKIVSLQQEDAREFGDPEARLKVFQECTVTRILTTAPDGGSTTGERVAGTFCYQRESGRFFVLEAPSVVLATGGMGKSFKVTSNSWEYTGDGHALALLAGAPLLNMEFVQFHPTGMIWPPSVKGLLVTESVRGDGGVLRNSEGKRFMFDYVPDVFKEKYAESEEEGDRWYEDPDSNRRPPELLPRDEVARAINSEVKAGRGTPHGGVYLDVSTRMSAEVIKRRLPSMYHQFRELANVDITAEPMEVGPTCHYVMGGIAVDSETAAALGVPGLYAAGEVAGGMHGSNRLGGNSLSDLLVFGRRAGLHAARHAASLTVRPQVDEDRIDAAAAEALRPFSAESPGTGDGPGAAAENPYTLHQELQQTMNDLVGIIRREAEMEQALEKLAALRIRARRAGVEGHRQFNPGWHLALDLRNMLLVSECVARAALERTESRGGHTREDWPAMDRGWRGVNLLCRLAGPAAADPAPAEPDTGQIVLVRKQSVPIRQDLLALFEREELVKYLAEEELYE; encoded by the coding sequence ATGACGACTCAGCTCGACCGGCAGCAGTGGGACGTCGTGGTCGTGGGCGCGGGCGGTGCCGGGCTGCGCGCCGCCATCGCCGCCCGCGAACAGGGCGCCAGGACCGCCGTGATCTGCAAGTCGCTGTTCGGCAAGGCCCATACGGTCATGGCCGAGGGCGGGATCGCGGCCTCCATGGGCAATGTGAACTCGGGCGACAACTGGCAGGTGCACTTCCGCGACACCCTGCGCGGCGGGAAGTTCCTCAACCAGTGGCGGATGGCCGAACTGCACGCCCAGGAGGCCCCCGACCGGGTCTGGGAGCTGGAGACCTGGGGCGCGCTCTTCGACCGTACGCCGGAGGGGAAGATCTCCCAGCGCAACTTCGGCGGCCATGAGTACCCGCGCCTCGCGCATGTCGGTGACCGGACAGGACTGGAGCTGATCCGCACCCTCCAGCAGAAGATCGTCTCGCTCCAGCAGGAGGACGCGCGGGAATTCGGCGACCCCGAGGCGCGGTTGAAGGTCTTCCAGGAGTGCACGGTCACCCGGATCCTCACGACCGCGCCGGACGGCGGCTCCACCACGGGCGAGCGGGTCGCGGGCACCTTCTGCTACCAGCGCGAGTCGGGCCGGTTCTTCGTCCTGGAAGCGCCCAGCGTGGTCCTCGCCACCGGTGGCATGGGCAAGTCCTTCAAGGTCACCTCGAACTCCTGGGAGTACACCGGTGACGGGCACGCGCTGGCGCTGCTCGCGGGAGCGCCGCTGCTGAACATGGAGTTCGTGCAGTTCCACCCGACCGGGATGATCTGGCCGCCCTCGGTGAAGGGGCTGCTGGTCACCGAGTCGGTGCGCGGAGACGGCGGGGTGCTGCGCAACAGCGAGGGCAAGCGGTTCATGTTCGACTACGTCCCCGATGTCTTCAAGGAGAAGTACGCGGAGTCCGAGGAGGAGGGCGACCGCTGGTACGAGGACCCGGACAGCAACCGCCGCCCGCCCGAGCTGCTGCCGCGCGACGAGGTGGCCCGCGCCATCAACTCCGAGGTCAAGGCGGGCCGCGGCACACCGCACGGCGGGGTCTACCTCGACGTGTCGACGCGGATGTCCGCCGAGGTCATCAAACGCCGGCTGCCCTCCATGTACCACCAGTTCAGAGAGCTGGCCAACGTCGACATCACCGCCGAGCCGATGGAGGTCGGCCCGACCTGCCACTACGTGATGGGCGGGATCGCGGTCGACTCGGAGACCGCCGCCGCGCTCGGTGTACCGGGGCTCTACGCGGCGGGCGAGGTCGCGGGCGGGATGCACGGGTCCAACCGGCTCGGCGGGAACTCCCTCTCCGACCTGCTGGTCTTCGGCCGCCGCGCCGGGCTCCACGCGGCACGGCACGCGGCGTCGCTCACCGTACGGCCACAGGTCGACGAGGACCGGATCGACGCGGCGGCCGCCGAGGCGCTGCGCCCCTTCAGCGCGGAGAGCCCCGGTACCGGGGACGGACCGGGGGCAGCGGCCGAGAACCCGTACACCCTCCACCAGGAACTCCAGCAGACCATGAACGACCTGGTCGGCATCATCCGCCGCGAGGCCGAGATGGAACAGGCCCTGGAGAAGCTGGCGGCACTGCGGATCCGGGCCCGCCGCGCCGGGGTGGAGGGGCACCGGCAGTTCAACCCCGGCTGGCACCTCGCGCTGGATCTGCGCAACATGCTGCTGGTCAGCGAGTGCGTCGCGCGCGCCGCGCTGGAGCGGACCGAGAGCCGGGGCGGCCACACCCGCGAGGACTGGCCCGCCATGGACCGCGGCTGGCGCGGCGTCAATCTGCTGTGCCGGCTGGCCGGCCCGGCGGCGGCCGACCCGGCCCCGGCCGAGCCCGACACGGGCCAGATCGTGCTCGTCCGGAAGCAGAGCGTGCCGATCCGTCAGGACCTGCTCGCCCTCTTCGAGCGGGAAGAGCTGGTCAAGTACCTCGCCGAAGAGGAGTTGTACGAGTGA
- a CDS encoding carbohydrate ABC transporter permease: MSTTTGPAAETAGKQAGPGTVTSPAAGPPRRRPGGRRRAMGVQNAAGWLFSTPFLVLFSVFMAFPIVATLVMSFTDFGLRNVTDPLSAKFIGFDNYTHLFSDDKFLTSLFNTAYFVVAGVPLTIVLGLVVAVLLNNGIDRARTFFRIGFYAPVVTSIVAVAVVWRFVLDPSDGLIAGLFSEVGLTAPDFLGSEKLAMPSLIAMAVWRNVGTVMVLFIAGLQAIPADVREAAKLDGAGMWQEFRRITVPLLRPTMLYATVITTIGYLNVFEEPFVMTQGGPSDSTLTVSLDMYREGFNFFHMGYASAMAYVLFVVIMGITVLQLRLLKDNTK; this comes from the coding sequence ATGAGCACCACGACCGGTCCGGCCGCGGAGACGGCCGGCAAGCAGGCGGGACCGGGGACCGTGACGTCCCCGGCCGCCGGGCCTCCGAGGCGGCGGCCGGGCGGCAGGCGCCGGGCCATGGGTGTCCAGAACGCGGCGGGCTGGCTGTTCTCCACCCCGTTCCTCGTGCTGTTCAGCGTGTTCATGGCCTTCCCGATCGTCGCGACGCTCGTCATGAGCTTCACCGACTTCGGGCTGCGCAACGTCACCGACCCGCTCAGCGCGAAATTCATCGGCTTCGACAACTACACGCATCTCTTCAGCGACGACAAGTTCCTCACGTCGCTCTTCAACACCGCGTACTTCGTGGTCGCCGGGGTCCCGCTGACGATCGTCCTGGGACTCGTCGTCGCCGTCCTGCTCAACAACGGCATCGACCGGGCGCGGACGTTCTTCCGGATCGGCTTCTACGCGCCGGTGGTCACCAGCATCGTGGCCGTCGCCGTCGTGTGGCGCTTCGTGCTCGACCCCTCGGACGGCCTGATCGCGGGCCTGTTCTCCGAAGTGGGCCTGACCGCACCGGACTTCCTGGGGTCCGAGAAGCTGGCGATGCCCTCGCTGATCGCGATGGCCGTCTGGCGCAACGTCGGTACGGTCATGGTGCTCTTCATCGCCGGGCTCCAGGCGATCCCCGCCGACGTGCGGGAGGCCGCGAAGCTGGACGGCGCGGGGATGTGGCAGGAGTTCCGCCGGATCACCGTGCCGCTGCTGCGGCCGACGATGCTCTACGCGACGGTGATCACGACCATCGGCTATCTCAACGTGTTCGAGGAGCCGTTCGTGATGACGCAGGGCGGCCCTTCGGACTCGACCCTGACGGTCTCGCTGGACATGTACCGCGAGGGCTTCAACTTCTTCCACATGGGTTATGCGAGCGCGATGGCGTATGTCCTCTTCGTTGTGATCATGGGCATCACGGTGCTCCAGCTCCGACTGCTGAAGGACAACACCAAGTGA
- a CDS encoding LacI family DNA-binding transcriptional regulator: protein MYDVAERSGVSIATVSRVYRNPDSVRAQTRERVLAAARELGYVPSGNARGLASRSTGVLGLCFPDYADPDTETGPDDEADDNAAMLYSDQIIRGMERAARRHGYALLIAASLKGGPESLVAKVAGRVDGFAVLARTVPTEDLEVISRRLPVVMLAGPREIDHLDHIEAANSDGQRELTRHLIEDHGLRRLSFIAGERDSPDAEARFRGYQEACRTAGLPVADEPDVRIAMMTQAEGARAAGMLLDRDGDGDPGDAGPPQAMLFANDQMAAGALHALERRGVRVPADVAVTGFDGIPLSRLVRPALTTVRQPMRRMGEEAVERLVRRLTGADSDEPMSLMLPVTPVYRASCGCDPAVLSGPAGRTAAADVDGPAV, encoded by the coding sequence GTGTACGACGTCGCCGAGCGGTCCGGCGTCTCCATCGCGACCGTGTCCCGGGTGTACCGGAACCCGGATTCGGTGCGGGCCCAGACCCGTGAGCGGGTGCTCGCGGCGGCCCGCGAGCTGGGGTACGTACCGAGCGGGAACGCCCGGGGACTGGCCAGCCGCTCCACCGGAGTGCTCGGGCTCTGCTTCCCCGACTACGCCGATCCTGACACCGAAACGGGACCGGACGACGAGGCCGACGACAACGCCGCGATGCTCTACTCCGACCAGATCATCCGCGGCATGGAGCGCGCCGCGCGCCGGCACGGGTACGCGCTGCTGATCGCCGCTTCCCTCAAGGGCGGCCCGGAGAGCCTGGTCGCGAAGGTGGCGGGGCGGGTCGACGGGTTCGCCGTCCTGGCCAGGACCGTGCCGACCGAGGACCTGGAGGTCATCTCGCGGCGGCTGCCGGTGGTGATGCTCGCCGGACCGCGCGAGATAGACCACCTCGACCACATCGAGGCCGCGAACTCCGACGGCCAGCGGGAGCTGACGCGCCACCTCATCGAGGACCACGGGCTGCGGCGGCTCTCCTTCATCGCGGGCGAGCGGGACTCACCGGACGCCGAGGCGCGGTTCCGCGGGTATCAGGAGGCGTGCCGGACGGCCGGTCTGCCGGTGGCCGACGAGCCCGACGTGCGGATCGCGATGATGACGCAGGCGGAGGGCGCGCGCGCCGCCGGGATGCTGCTCGACCGCGACGGCGACGGCGACCCCGGCGATGCCGGCCCGCCGCAGGCCATGCTCTTCGCCAACGACCAGATGGCGGCGGGCGCCCTGCACGCCCTGGAGCGGCGCGGGGTGCGGGTGCCCGCGGATGTGGCCGTGACGGGTTTCGACGGCATCCCGCTCAGCAGGCTGGTCCGTCCGGCCCTGACGACGGTGCGCCAGCCGATGCGGCGGATGGGCGAGGAAGCGGTCGAACGGCTGGTGCGCCGGCTCACCGGCGCGGACAGCGACGAACCGATGTCGCTGATGCTGCCGGTGACGCCCGTCTACCGGGCGAGCTGCGGCTGTGACCCGGCGGTCCTCTCCGGCCCCGCCGGCCGGACCGCTGCCGCCGACGTGGACGGTCCGGCCGTCTGA
- a CDS encoding acetylxylan esterase → MGAHFTHEFPFDPAYGQTLDDLLHVGAPAAPEDFDAFWRAGYASALRVDPAPETGPLEEERDGVRIFAVSYTSVGGVRIGGRLVLPAEGPVEHGFVIGHGYGGRDAAGPDVPLPLPHSAALLPCVRGMGDRSLLPGIPGTADAHVLHGIGSRESYVIGACVADLWCAASALLALVPELDRRGGPGPGPGSGPVPGPGLGYLGESFGGGLGALALPWDARFAAGQLTVPTFGNHPLRLTLPCAGSGESVRAYHRAHPGVTDVLRYFDAATAATRVRVPVLVAAALFDPAVPPPGQFAVFNGLAGERELRVLSAGHFEHPGTESEVRELALARREFFARQNV, encoded by the coding sequence ATGGGTGCTCACTTCACGCACGAATTCCCCTTCGACCCGGCGTACGGCCAAACCCTGGACGACCTGCTGCACGTCGGGGCCCCGGCGGCGCCCGAGGACTTCGACGCGTTCTGGCGGGCCGGGTACGCGTCGGCCCTGCGGGTCGACCCGGCGCCGGAGACCGGGCCGCTGGAGGAGGAGCGCGACGGCGTGCGGATCTTCGCCGTGAGCTACACCTCCGTCGGCGGCGTACGGATCGGCGGGCGTCTGGTGCTGCCCGCCGAGGGCCCGGTGGAGCACGGCTTCGTCATCGGGCACGGGTACGGCGGACGCGACGCCGCCGGTCCCGACGTGCCTCTCCCGCTGCCGCACTCGGCCGCGCTGCTGCCCTGCGTCCGGGGCATGGGCGACCGGAGCCTGCTGCCGGGGATCCCCGGTACGGCCGACGCGCATGTGCTGCACGGGATCGGGTCGCGGGAGAGCTATGTCATCGGCGCGTGCGTGGCGGACCTGTGGTGTGCGGCGTCCGCGCTGCTCGCGCTGGTGCCGGAGCTGGACCGCAGGGGCGGTCCCGGTCCCGGTCCTGGTTCCGGCCCCGTTCCCGGTCCCGGGCTCGGGTATCTCGGGGAGAGCTTCGGCGGCGGGCTCGGGGCGCTCGCGCTGCCCTGGGACGCGCGGTTCGCGGCGGGCCAGCTGACGGTCCCGACGTTCGGCAACCACCCGCTGCGCCTGACGCTGCCGTGCGCGGGGAGCGGCGAGTCGGTCCGTGCGTACCACCGTGCGCACCCCGGCGTCACGGACGTACTGCGGTACTTCGACGCGGCGACCGCGGCCACGCGGGTACGGGTCCCGGTGCTGGTGGCGGCGGCACTCTTCGACCCGGCGGTGCCGCCGCCCGGGCAGTTCGCGGTCTTCAACGGGCTGGCCGGGGAAAGGGAGTTGAGGGTGCTGTCCGCAGGGCACTTCGAGCACCCGGGTACGGAGTCGGAGGTGCGCGAACTCGCCCTGGCCAGGCGGGAGTTCTTCGCGCGGCAGAACGTCTGA